In Plantibacter sp. PA-3-X8, one DNA window encodes the following:
- a CDS encoding DMT family transporter gives MSKQIGIPVIHAIRAVIVPLAAIGFVLAWSSGFIVAKIGTEDVPVLTVLLWRFVPLAVGLAIVLLLSGQWRNATRAQVRSQLVIGLFAQFGYVVFVYASVAVGISTGTTALIDAVQPLVIAALAGPLLHVRVPGAQWLGLGIGAVGVFLIVQSQFGASDAPPIAYALPALAMVSLITATILERRSPHRAPVLLTLTVHATATMVLLAVLALATGEAVPPGDATFWLTTLFLALVPTLSAYGLYWWLLRRIGVTVLNALLFLVAPTTAVAGALLFREPFTLLTAGGFLLSAAGVALVLVSDARGRVDARRVSARRVSAPPAADPADGASPRPVPDSAPQGAR, from the coding sequence ATGAGTAAACAGATCGGTATACCTGTGATCCACGCGATCCGCGCGGTCATCGTCCCCCTCGCGGCGATCGGGTTCGTCCTCGCGTGGAGCTCCGGGTTCATCGTCGCGAAGATCGGAACCGAGGACGTGCCGGTGCTCACCGTGCTCCTCTGGCGGTTCGTACCGCTCGCCGTGGGGCTCGCGATCGTGCTACTGCTCAGCGGGCAGTGGCGGAACGCCACCCGGGCACAGGTGCGGTCGCAGCTCGTCATCGGCCTGTTCGCGCAGTTCGGCTACGTCGTGTTCGTCTACGCCTCGGTCGCCGTGGGCATCTCGACCGGGACGACCGCGCTCATCGACGCCGTCCAGCCGCTCGTCATCGCGGCGCTCGCCGGACCGCTGCTGCACGTGCGGGTCCCGGGCGCTCAATGGTTGGGGCTCGGGATCGGCGCAGTCGGGGTGTTCCTCATCGTGCAGTCCCAGTTCGGCGCCTCGGACGCACCGCCGATCGCCTACGCCCTGCCCGCACTGGCCATGGTCAGCCTCATCACCGCGACGATCCTGGAACGGCGCTCGCCGCACCGAGCCCCGGTCCTCCTCACGCTCACCGTCCACGCGACGGCGACCATGGTGCTCCTCGCCGTGCTCGCCCTCGCGACCGGTGAGGCGGTGCCGCCGGGCGACGCGACCTTCTGGCTCACGACGCTCTTCCTCGCGCTCGTCCCGACGCTGTCGGCCTACGGGCTCTACTGGTGGCTGCTGCGTCGCATCGGGGTCACGGTCCTCAACGCGCTCCTGTTCCTGGTCGCGCCGACGACCGCCGTTGCGGGTGCGCTCCTGTTCCGGGAGCCGTTCACGCTCCTGACGGCCGGCGGGTTCCTGCTCAGTGCGGCGGGCGTCGCCCTCGTGCTCGTGAGCGACGCCCGCGGTCGCGTCGATGCCCGTCGGGTCAGTGCCCGTCGGGTCAGTGCCCCTCCGGCTGCCGATCCTGCTGACGGCGCATCTCCTCGGCCAGTGCCGGATTCCGCTCCGCAAGGTGCGCGGTGA
- a CDS encoding twin-arginine translocase TatA/TatE family subunit, with translation MGFLQNLTGWHALIVLAVILLFFGAAKLPSLARSVGQSARILKDEVSADADTRADTRADTPAA, from the coding sequence ATGGGATTCCTCCAGAACCTCACCGGCTGGCACGCCCTCATCGTCCTCGCCGTCATCCTGTTGTTCTTCGGCGCGGCGAAACTCCCCAGCCTCGCCCGCAGCGTCGGGCAGTCGGCGCGCATCCTGAAGGACGAGGTGTCGGCCGACGCAGACACGCGCGCAGACACCCGCGCCGACACCCCTGCCGCCTGA
- a CDS encoding TetR/AcrR family transcriptional regulator yields the protein MTVDTPELAPLTPGARRVLDAASVLFYENGIHAVGVDTIAEAAGVTKKTLYDRFGSKEALVLSYLQHRDARWRVWVDEFLARHPEPGIDRVLAIFDAAIDWSDDNSPKGCSAVNARAEIPDHATSGLVLPEVTRQKQWLLDRFAELITEAGLSDPGARARELMLLYEGAIVTVGMRTFREPFETARAIARRLLAA from the coding sequence ATGACGGTCGACACTCCAGAGCTCGCACCCCTCACGCCGGGCGCCCGACGCGTGCTCGACGCCGCCTCCGTGCTCTTCTACGAGAACGGCATCCACGCGGTCGGCGTCGACACCATCGCGGAGGCGGCCGGGGTCACGAAGAAGACGCTCTACGACCGCTTCGGCAGCAAGGAGGCCCTCGTGCTCTCCTACCTGCAGCATCGCGACGCGCGCTGGCGCGTCTGGGTCGACGAGTTCCTCGCCCGGCACCCGGAACCCGGGATCGACCGGGTCCTCGCGATCTTCGACGCGGCGATCGACTGGTCGGACGACAACAGCCCCAAGGGCTGCAGCGCCGTCAACGCACGCGCGGAGATCCCCGACCACGCGACGAGCGGCCTCGTCCTCCCCGAGGTCACCCGACAGAAGCAGTGGCTGCTCGACCGCTTCGCCGAGCTCATCACCGAAGCCGGCCTGTCGGACCCCGGAGCGCGCGCCCGCGAACTCATGCTGCTGTACGAGGGCGCCATCGTGACGGTCGGGATGCGCACCTTCCGCGAACCGTTCGAGACCGCCCGCGCGATCGCCCGTCGGCTCCTGGCCGCCTGA
- a CDS encoding Sec-independent protein translocase TatB, with protein sequence MFGLTMDKLIVIGVLAAVLIGPKQLPVYAERLGVLVRTVRDLVATTKARAAEELGPEFDPTEWKRLDPRQFDPRRIIQEALVEERGPVAQLEQSTTSEAQVEPTVPSAPEKPVASGGWQAALLERVGRDGADAHRAPAPIMLTERVVLDERVDEPASRRAS encoded by the coding sequence GTGTTCGGACTCACCATGGACAAGCTGATCGTCATCGGCGTCCTCGCGGCCGTGCTCATCGGCCCGAAACAGTTGCCGGTGTACGCCGAGCGACTCGGGGTGCTCGTCCGCACCGTCCGCGACCTCGTCGCCACGACCAAGGCGCGAGCCGCCGAGGAACTCGGACCGGAATTCGACCCGACCGAGTGGAAACGTCTCGACCCTCGACAGTTCGATCCCCGACGGATCATCCAGGAGGCGCTCGTCGAGGAGCGTGGGCCGGTCGCGCAGCTCGAGCAGTCGACGACGTCGGAGGCGCAGGTGGAGCCGACCGTACCGTCTGCCCCGGAGAAGCCGGTCGCGAGCGGCGGCTGGCAGGCCGCGCTCCTCGAGCGGGTCGGACGCGACGGGGCGGATGCGCACCGCGCACCCGCCCCGATCATGCTCACCGAACGCGTCGTCCTCGACGAACGCGTCGACGAACCCGCTAGCCGACGGGCGTCGTGA
- a CDS encoding MFS transporter, with translation MNSSDNAASSSPASPSPKTGRKPARKTRRLRVDDVLVVKRSRIRTAISGTVVGNFMEWFDFGIYGYLAVTMTVVFTEGLPPEAGILVTLFGFAVSFLVRPLGGLVLGPLGDKIGRKKILFLTMSMMAAATALIGVLPTAAQIGLWAIAPLYLLKMVQGFSTGGEYAGASTYVAEFSPDRRRGFWASWLDVGSYVGFAAGAGTVALTTLIAEGLAGPDAMTEFGWRIPFLIALPLGAVAVWFRLKIPETPAYEVAETAGGIESEHEDPMARQGVFGIFRHFWRQILIAMAIVAATNTAGYALTSYMPTYLEKDVGVSNLTAAVATIPVLLIMSACLPLVGRMSDKLGRKPVYLMAVGATLALMVPAFAVMQIGEIWAIFIALFMVAAPVALWAGPSAASLPAFFPTASRFGAMAIAYNLSVSLFGGTTPLFSEFLIQLTGNTFMPAFYIMFFAAVAGVGVLTMRETARRPLIGSVPTVETKAEAVELVKGQDDNPLIDTHTMPLDILPPASTSGAAADGQDGRVTTPVG, from the coding sequence GTGAACTCCAGCGACAACGCGGCATCATCGTCCCCCGCATCCCCCTCCCCCAAGACCGGCCGGAAGCCGGCCCGCAAGACCAGGCGCCTCCGCGTCGACGACGTCCTCGTCGTGAAGCGGTCGCGCATCCGCACCGCCATCTCGGGCACCGTCGTCGGCAACTTCATGGAGTGGTTCGACTTCGGCATCTACGGCTACCTCGCGGTCACGATGACCGTCGTCTTCACCGAGGGACTCCCTCCTGAGGCCGGCATCCTCGTCACCCTGTTCGGGTTCGCCGTGTCGTTCCTCGTGCGTCCGCTCGGCGGGCTCGTGCTCGGACCACTCGGCGACAAGATCGGCCGGAAGAAGATCCTCTTCCTCACGATGTCGATGATGGCCGCGGCCACCGCGCTCATCGGCGTGCTGCCGACCGCCGCCCAGATCGGGCTGTGGGCCATCGCCCCGCTGTACCTCCTCAAGATGGTCCAGGGCTTCTCGACCGGTGGTGAGTACGCCGGCGCTTCCACCTACGTCGCCGAGTTCTCACCGGACCGTCGCCGCGGGTTCTGGGCCTCCTGGCTCGACGTGGGGTCCTACGTCGGCTTCGCGGCCGGTGCCGGGACCGTCGCCCTCACCACGCTGATCGCGGAGGGCCTCGCCGGCCCCGACGCCATGACCGAGTTCGGTTGGCGCATCCCGTTCCTCATCGCCCTGCCGCTCGGTGCGGTGGCGGTGTGGTTCCGCCTCAAGATCCCCGAGACTCCGGCCTACGAGGTCGCCGAGACCGCCGGCGGGATCGAGTCCGAGCACGAGGACCCCATGGCCCGCCAGGGTGTCTTCGGGATCTTCCGTCACTTCTGGCGCCAGATCCTCATCGCGATGGCGATCGTCGCCGCGACGAACACCGCCGGCTATGCACTCACGAGCTACATGCCGACCTACCTCGAGAAGGACGTCGGCGTCTCCAACCTGACGGCCGCGGTCGCGACCATCCCGGTCCTGCTGATCATGTCCGCCTGCCTGCCGCTCGTCGGCCGCATGTCCGACAAGCTCGGTCGCAAGCCCGTCTACCTCATGGCCGTCGGTGCGACCCTCGCCCTCATGGTGCCGGCGTTCGCGGTCATGCAGATCGGTGAGATCTGGGCCATCTTCATCGCCCTCTTCATGGTGGCCGCCCCGGTCGCGCTGTGGGCGGGACCGTCCGCGGCCTCGCTGCCGGCGTTCTTCCCGACGGCGTCCCGCTTCGGCGCGATGGCGATCGCCTACAACCTGTCCGTCTCGCTCTTCGGCGGCACGACGCCGCTGTTCAGCGAGTTCCTCATCCAGCTCACCGGCAACACCTTCATGCCCGCGTTCTACATCATGTTCTTCGCGGCTGTGGCGGGCGTCGGCGTGCTCACGATGCGGGAGACGGCTCGTCGTCCGCTCATCGGCTCGGTGCCGACGGTCGAGACGAAGGCCGAGGCGGTGGAACTCGTCAAGGGGCAGGACGACAACCCGCTCATCGACACCCACACGATGCCACTCGACATCCTGCCGCCCGCGTCGACCAGCGGTGCCGCGGCGGACGGCCAGGACGGACGCGTCACGACGCCCGTCGGCTAG
- a CDS encoding SDR family oxidoreductase: MDFTDDATAADRIAIITGVGRRRSIGAGLATGLAADGWNLVLNAWRPYDERLGYERTPDDPESIADECRALGVTVELVFGDLADPAFPAELVGRAAQLGPVSGLVMSHCESVDSSILTTDLDSWDRHFAVNARATWLLIKAFAEQLPVQEAPPRVAGRIIALTSDHTVHNLPYGASKGALDRIVTAAAVELGDRGVRANVINPGPIDTGWMTDDIRRWGAEATPAGRLGTPSDTADLVRFLFSPAGSWINGQVLSSNGGFNVG, from the coding sequence ATGGACTTCACCGACGACGCCACCGCCGCCGACCGCATCGCCATCATCACCGGGGTAGGGCGCCGCCGCTCGATCGGGGCGGGACTCGCCACCGGTCTCGCCGCGGACGGCTGGAACCTCGTCCTCAACGCCTGGCGGCCCTACGACGAGCGCCTCGGCTACGAGCGGACCCCCGACGACCCCGAGTCGATCGCCGACGAGTGCCGTGCGCTCGGTGTCACCGTCGAGCTCGTGTTCGGTGACCTCGCCGACCCGGCGTTCCCGGCCGAACTCGTCGGGCGGGCTGCGCAGTTGGGTCCCGTGTCGGGGCTCGTCATGTCGCACTGCGAGTCGGTGGACAGCTCGATCCTCACGACGGACCTCGACAGCTGGGACCGCCACTTCGCCGTGAACGCGCGGGCGACGTGGCTCCTCATCAAGGCCTTCGCCGAACAGCTCCCCGTGCAGGAGGCACCGCCCCGAGTGGCCGGTCGCATCATCGCCCTCACGAGCGATCACACCGTGCACAACCTCCCCTACGGCGCCAGCAAGGGCGCGCTCGACCGCATCGTCACCGCAGCGGCAGTGGAACTGGGCGACCGCGGGGTGCGGGCGAACGTCATCAACCCGGGTCCGATCGACACGGGTTGGATGACCGACGACATCCGCCGCTGGGGAGCCGAGGCGACGCCCGCCGGCCGGCTCGGAACGCCGTCCGACACCGCCGACCTCGTCCGCTTCCTGTTCTCGCCGGCGGGCTCCTGGATCAACGGCCAGGTCCTCTCGAGCAACGGCGGGTTCAACGTCGGCTAG
- a CDS encoding FMN-binding negative transcriptional regulator, which translates to MRHTPTYLMTDVDEVKRLIRNHPWATFVSPASTGLVASHYPAILEEDRDELSIVSHFGRPDEHSHELGEHEILVIIQGPHDYVSPSWYPEGQLIPTWNHVTAHLYGTPEVLSEDENYEMLSRLTDHFEDHQPDGRHLSQDEAGTRRAAKGTVGLRMRVTRFDARAKLSQNKTPEVVDDITAHLAERNPALAEEMRRQQDRQPEGH; encoded by the coding sequence ATGCGCCACACCCCCACGTACCTGATGACCGACGTCGACGAGGTCAAGCGCCTCATCCGCAACCACCCGTGGGCGACGTTCGTCTCGCCCGCGAGCACCGGTCTCGTCGCCTCCCACTATCCGGCGATCCTCGAGGAGGACCGGGACGAGCTGTCGATCGTCAGCCACTTCGGCCGACCGGACGAGCACTCGCACGAGCTCGGCGAGCACGAGATCCTCGTCATCATCCAGGGACCGCACGACTACGTCTCGCCGAGCTGGTACCCGGAGGGCCAGCTGATCCCGACGTGGAACCACGTCACCGCGCACCTGTACGGCACGCCGGAGGTCCTCAGCGAGGACGAGAACTACGAGATGCTCTCGCGACTCACCGACCACTTCGAGGACCACCAACCGGACGGCCGCCACCTGTCCCAGGACGAGGCCGGCACCCGGCGCGCAGCGAAGGGGACGGTCGGCCTCCGGATGCGCGTGACCCGCTTCGACGCCCGTGCGAAGCTCAGTCAGAACAAGACGCCCGAGGTGGTCGACGACATCACCGCGCACCTTGCGGAGCGGAATCCGGCACTGGCCGAGGAGATGCGCCGTCAGCAGGATCGGCAGCCGGAGGGGCACTGA
- the mmuM gene encoding homocysteine S-methyltransferase, translating into MDVRSGVWTLDGGLGTLLEARGHDLSDALWSARLLLEEPRAILDAHREFFAAGAQIAITSSYQVGFEAFERIGISVQETERLLRCSVELARAARDTRSESDPDGLLLVAASVGPYGATLGDGSEYQGASGLSRTELRQWHERRLAVLANAGPDLLALETIPTLDEATALAELVRGSGVPAWLSFTVEGGRLRSGEPMAEGFRLVEGIDEFQAVGVNCSHPDEVLPAIAAARSVTDKAVVVYPNSGERWDADARCWRGAAGVGEVEAWLEAGATIIGGCCRIMPADIADIRARVGRERRP; encoded by the coding sequence ATGGATGTTCGGAGCGGTGTCTGGACCCTCGACGGCGGTCTCGGAACGCTGCTCGAGGCACGAGGGCACGACCTCTCCGACGCGCTGTGGAGCGCTCGTCTGCTGCTTGAGGAGCCACGGGCCATTCTGGACGCTCATCGGGAGTTCTTCGCCGCCGGTGCGCAGATCGCCATCACCTCGTCATACCAGGTCGGCTTCGAGGCGTTCGAGCGGATCGGCATCTCGGTTCAAGAGACCGAACGGCTCCTGCGGTGCAGCGTCGAACTGGCGCGTGCGGCGCGCGACACGCGGTCGGAATCGGACCCCGACGGCCTGCTCCTCGTCGCCGCGTCGGTCGGTCCATATGGCGCGACGCTCGGCGACGGCTCGGAGTACCAGGGGGCCTCCGGCCTCAGTCGGACCGAGCTGCGGCAGTGGCACGAGCGGCGTCTGGCGGTGCTGGCCAACGCCGGCCCCGACCTCCTCGCCCTCGAGACCATCCCGACGCTCGACGAGGCGACGGCGCTCGCCGAACTGGTGCGGGGTTCGGGAGTGCCTGCATGGTTGTCGTTCACGGTGGAGGGCGGTCGTCTGCGCTCGGGTGAACCGATGGCGGAGGGCTTCCGACTGGTCGAGGGGATCGACGAGTTCCAGGCCGTCGGTGTCAACTGCTCGCACCCGGACGAGGTCCTCCCGGCCATCGCCGCTGCGCGGTCCGTGACGGACAAGGCGGTGGTGGTCTATCCGAACTCGGGCGAGCGCTGGGACGCCGACGCCCGCTGTTGGCGCGGAGCCGCCGGGGTCGGCGAGGTGGAGGCCTGGCTGGAGGCCGGGGCGACGATCATCGGCGGCTGCTGCCGGATCATGCCGGCCGACATCGCCGACATCCGTGCGCGGGTCGGCCGGGAGCGACGCCCCTAG